TCTTAATCCATCCACGACAATACTTCATTTAGAATGAAAAGggaaaataaatattaacTCTGGTCTGTAGTTGGCTTTGCCTGATATGGCTAACTTggtttattgaaaaaatggtTGTAACTTCTATCATAGTTCACTTGTATCTCTTTTGATCCCTATCGAACTTTATTCATTATGATTATCACACATATCCTGTCTTGTCTCTTTGGTCTAATCTCAATCAATACGTTACATACTAGCGTCAACCATGTTTGTTCCTGTTGTATATGATACTAAGATACAAAACTAGAAAAagttgttttttcaaaagtgtTTTTCTCAGTATTGGTAGAATCTCCTCGCTCTCTGCCAGTAGCTTACCATACACTCACTATTTTTTCgcaaagaaatttttttttcggcTGGAAGAAAAAGTGTACCATGCAAAATACTGCACATTAAAGAAAGCATTAGGGCTACAGCCCTAACTTACTGCATATTGCTTTAATCTCACACAAAGATATACATACActcttatttttttcttcttgtagTCTCTGTgagataatttttcatcttGTAAGGAAGCAGAagacagaaaaaaaaatacctTCTACAGAGTTTTACTAGCTTGTCTATTATAATCTTTTCACAAATCAAAGGATAGTCTGCCGTTTGTTTGCTTAAAAGTGATTATTCTATTATAGATTTTtaaagaaggaaaaaatgaaatactTAGCTGCTTACTTATTGTTAGTTCAAGGTGGTAACACCTCTCCATCAGCTTCTGATATCACCGCTTTATTGGAATCCGTTGGTGTTGAAGCCGAAGAATCCAGATTACAAGCTTTATTGAAAGATTTGGAAGGTAAAGACTTGCAAGAATTGATTGCTGAAGGTAACACCAAATTAGCTTCTGTCCCATCCGGTGGTGCTGCTGCTGGTGGTGCTTCTGCCTCTGCTGGTGCCGCTGCTGGTGGTGCTGCTGAagctgaagaagaaaaagaagaagaagccaaagaagaatctgatgatgatatggGTTTCGGTTTATTCGATTAGAGAAATTGCTTGTCGCCTTTGCTGGTTTGAGAGAAGTATATTTCCATTATTTTgcattatatatatatatgtattatAACTAAtctaataaaaaaaatatgaaaacaaaaatggCTTCTATATGGCACTGTTTGGGTTGTGATTTATCTCTTGCAACTTTTCACGGAGATTATCAGAAGTAAGATTCTTAGTATTGACCTTGTATGATATTTTCTCAACTAACATTCTAAAACGATTGATTTCACTTTGTATATTTGTTCGTGTGCTATATGGACCAGGTTGAAGACTCGTTTCATTATCGTTTGGTGTGCTTACCTCTTCATCACTGTCGTAGATTTGGTTCAGTTGAGTGTCGATGGTCGTTGAGCGGACACCAACAATCTCTGACAATGTTTGTTGCAATCCCGATAAATAACCTAGTTTCCCGGACTTGTATTGCAAACGATCGCTTATATCTATAAGATCAGTCCTCAACTTATcgtatttttcaatcaactCTTGATCTGGTTGTGCATTTGAATCGTTAACTTTGTCGGCAATTTCCTGGATAAActcttttttcatttgctTGGTAGATGCTACCTCTTCTTGATCGTCTTGCACTATATCGGTATTGGCTTTATCAGTTTCGTTGTCCTCTGCCTGCTCTTCCCGTGGTTCATTCTCCATGTCCTGCCCCTGGTCATCGTCATCCAAATCATATTCATCTTGAATGTCAGTGGTATCTGTGTTGGACACAAACAAATATTTCAGATCAGGGAGCTCTTTAATTTGTTCTCTCAACTCTgccaattttttgttttgatctTGGTttgttaaattatcaaaatcaggTAATGTGATGGGTTTAATAAATGAGTTaattttaaacaattgCAGATTAActatttttagtttctgTTTTTCCAACTTTAAAATTTGCAGTACTATCTGGTTATTGATTTGTGATGGGaacaattcatcattaCATTCTTTAATCTCGTTATTTAGTAgatttaaaattgtttgCAACTCGGATTCAGTTATTTCATCTTGTTCGGCTAGAATGTTTCTGATTCGGGAATTAATTCTATAAGGTTCATTTAGTATATTAACTTGGCtttgaatgaaattttttgtatatGTATAAGAATGGCTCATTCTCGAAAGTGCAATCTATATAAACAACTATGGGGGGATATTGaatgttttgatttttcgGTCCGTCGATATGTGTGATTTATTCCTTCGCATTTTTCTTAGTGCTGATTTAAAGTCGTGCACTCATCACCAATGAACaggacaagaaaaaaactaataatacATTGGAACTCATTGCTTGAAGTATAACTGTTACTAGATAgatattatcatcaacacATTCTCAATTTTAATCAATGTTTGGTGGAAATTCAAGTGCTTTTGGGACCTCTGGGTTTGGAAACAAATCATCTAGTGGAAATGCATTTGCCAACCAATCTAATCCATTCGCAACAAGCTCAACAAACTCTGGGTTTGGTGGGTTTGGAGCCTTCAAGAATACAGGAGCCAATAGTAATGCATCATCTCAACAATCTGGAATTGGAGGGTTTGGAGCCAAGAGTGATGCACCATCTCAACTGAGTGCGTTTGGTAGTACAGGACTTGGCAACACAACCAATACAACAACTGGATTTGGAAGTTCGGGTTTTGGAAGTACAGGATTTGCCAAATCAACACCTCCATCTAATAGTGGTTTTGGTTCTAGCGGGTTTGGAGCCAAGAGTAACCCAACAGCTTCAGCATTTGGACAGTCTGGATTTGGATCA
The sequence above is a segment of the Candida albicans SC5314 chromosome 3, complete sequence genome. Coding sequences within it:
- the RPP2B gene encoding ribosomal protein P2 (Conserved acidic ribosomal protein; possibly involved in regulation of translation elongation; interacts with Rpp1A; 1 of 4 similar C. albicans proteins (Rpp1A, Rpp1B, Rpp2A, Rpp2B); macrophage/pseudohyphal-induced; Spider biofilm repressed), which encodes MKYLAAYLLLVQGGNTSPSASDITALLESVGVEAEESRLQALLKDLEGKDLQELIAEGNTKLASVPSGGAAAGGASASAGAAAGGAAEAEEEKEEEAKEESDDDMGFGLFD
- a CDS encoding uncharacterized protein (Putative protein of unknown function, transcription is positively regulated by Tbf1p), whose translation is MSHSYTYTKNFIQSQVNILNEPYRINSRIRNILAEQDEITESELQTILNLLNNEIKECNDELFPSQINNQIVSQILKLEKQKLKIVNSQLFKINSFIKPITLPDFDNLTNQDQNKKLAELREQIKELPDSKYLFVSNTDTTDIQDEYDLDDDDQGQDMENEPREEQAEDNETDKANTDIVQDDQEEVASTKQMKKEFIQEIADKVNDSNAQPDQELIEKYDKLRTDLIDISDRLQYKSGKLGYLSGLQQTLSEIVGVRSTTIDTQSNQIYDSDEEVSTPNDNETSLQPGPYSTRTNIQSEINRFRMLVEKISYKVNTKNLTSDNLREKLQEINHNPNSAI